A window from Sphingomonas bisphenolicum encodes these proteins:
- a CDS encoding conjugal transfer protein TraG N-terminal domain-containing protein — translation MLEVFTVGGGEYLVNTFNAVAAWSGGGGYRALLRVVMVMGLIYSLLVVAFTLNYKAWMNWFLQATAIYLCLMVPTVDIKVTDRVNPSLAPATIDNVPLGLGVLASFTTQIGDWMTRTAETVFVMPGELNYTTNGMVYGARLFDATRNFVIRDAEFATNLEKHFKNCVFGDVMLNQKSLTELSKAQDLWAAIGPGSEARSQEWLEKDGSGAVTSYIVTCRQAYDGLSGQWANMIEANTPIWAKEVYPKLSNALAADKLKHDVPIVNQAFTGSGSSYADYMRQNTAINAFMQARNSMAGGTGAAAIDTFAQTRADVQARNTYNSIAQQAMAWVPILNIVLTVVFFAMFPVIFPLFLMPQTGLSALKGYAVGFFYLAAWGPLYVILHMICMTRAETAAAGIASGGVTLGTFAGIGAVNGETATIAGFMLMSVPFLAAGLARGAMSIAGQSMSMLAPAQNAAEAAALEQTTGNYSYGNVSWANSTSNMQQSDQWTKAPSYMGGAAMSSWRQDNGALINGFGNGQEVFDTGGAISRLAFTPTMSSGAVAEWREMANEAHRQSQAYENAANDILTSTHTNRSAFGTSTERSSGWDSSSGRQANTSIEQFDRRTGSSSQGLEDRSSTSQSERVSDSHDRSAVTADVVTGRLSAGLGGPQAGGSGTKGGNGGRFGRLPGISGDVSKSGTQQEQLQRSTGQTNSTDSSNTASSGVRDEHSNGTGASSSDGTYSRSGVFSRASQTSSASVSTEDALSRARSYQESARKLEELSQQLSRDASWAESHGMQLSTNLSQDLANWYRAQQAANPGLDAPEIWATDLSEHQRSVRDEMVQRWMSEKREAIYEEIRGSLNEPDLVDVHRTDVSSAADVRATYHPHGAGGIPAGPSAGDPGAAAAVISSGKAALDGDRAAAQAGRASNMQGASRIQSEVNAGHDKGFFLNPELRK, via the coding sequence ATGCTAGAGGTCTTCACGGTCGGTGGCGGCGAATATCTGGTCAACACCTTCAATGCGGTAGCGGCCTGGTCAGGGGGCGGGGGCTATCGCGCGCTGCTCCGGGTCGTGATGGTCATGGGCCTCATCTACTCGCTTCTCGTTGTGGCCTTCACGCTCAACTACAAAGCGTGGATGAACTGGTTTCTCCAGGCCACGGCGATCTACCTGTGCCTCATGGTGCCGACCGTCGACATCAAGGTGACGGATCGGGTGAACCCGTCCCTCGCGCCGGCGACGATCGACAATGTGCCGCTAGGGCTGGGCGTGCTGGCGAGCTTCACGACGCAGATCGGCGACTGGATGACGCGGACGGCGGAAACCGTGTTCGTGATGCCCGGTGAGCTCAATTACACCACCAACGGCATGGTCTACGGTGCGCGGCTGTTCGATGCGACGCGCAACTTCGTGATCCGCGACGCCGAGTTTGCGACCAATCTCGAGAAGCATTTCAAGAACTGTGTGTTCGGCGACGTCATGCTCAACCAGAAATCGCTGACCGAACTGTCGAAGGCGCAGGACCTTTGGGCGGCAATTGGCCCGGGCTCGGAAGCGCGCTCGCAAGAATGGCTGGAGAAGGATGGAAGCGGGGCGGTGACCAGCTACATCGTGACATGCCGCCAGGCCTATGATGGTCTTTCCGGCCAGTGGGCCAATATGATCGAAGCCAACACGCCAATCTGGGCGAAGGAAGTCTACCCGAAGCTCAGCAATGCGCTTGCTGCTGACAAGCTGAAGCATGACGTCCCGATCGTAAACCAGGCGTTCACGGGGTCGGGAAGCAGCTACGCCGACTACATGCGGCAGAACACTGCGATCAACGCTTTCATGCAGGCACGCAATTCCATGGCGGGCGGCACCGGCGCGGCGGCGATCGACACATTCGCGCAGACCCGCGCCGACGTGCAGGCCCGAAACACCTACAATTCGATCGCACAGCAGGCGATGGCCTGGGTGCCGATCTTGAACATCGTGCTGACTGTCGTCTTCTTCGCGATGTTCCCGGTCATCTTCCCGCTCTTCCTCATGCCGCAAACCGGGCTGAGCGCGCTCAAGGGGTACGCTGTCGGCTTCTTCTACTTGGCTGCCTGGGGCCCGTTGTACGTCATCCTGCACATGATCTGCATGACGCGCGCCGAAACTGCAGCGGCCGGTATAGCGTCGGGCGGGGTCACGCTCGGCACATTCGCGGGCATCGGTGCGGTCAACGGCGAGACCGCGACGATCGCAGGGTTCATGCTGATGTCGGTCCCATTCCTCGCGGCCGGACTGGCGCGCGGCGCGATGTCTATTGCCGGTCAGTCCATGTCCATGCTCGCGCCGGCGCAGAATGCGGCCGAAGCGGCCGCCTTGGAGCAGACGACGGGCAACTATTCTTATGGGAATGTCAGCTGGGCGAACTCGACTTCCAACATGCAGCAGAGCGATCAGTGGACCAAGGCGCCGAGCTATATGGGGGGCGCGGCAATGTCGAGCTGGCGTCAGGACAATGGCGCTCTGATCAATGGCTTTGGCAACGGGCAAGAGGTCTTCGACACAGGCGGCGCTATCTCGCGCCTGGCCTTCACGCCTACAATGTCTTCAGGCGCCGTTGCCGAATGGCGCGAGATGGCGAACGAGGCGCACCGCCAGTCGCAGGCCTATGAAAACGCCGCAAACGACATTCTGACCTCGACCCATACCAATCGCAGCGCATTCGGAACCTCGACCGAGCGGTCGTCTGGATGGGACTCGAGCAGCGGTCGCCAGGCCAACACTTCCATCGAACAGTTCGACCGGAGAACAGGAAGCAGTTCTCAGGGGCTGGAAGATAGATCTTCGACGAGCCAGTCCGAACGGGTCTCGGATAGCCATGATCGAAGTGCAGTTACTGCGGACGTCGTAACCGGCAGACTCTCGGCAGGACTGGGAGGACCGCAAGCGGGAGGTTCGGGCACGAAGGGCGGCAATGGTGGCAGGTTTGGACGCCTCCCAGGAATCTCAGGAGACGTATCTAAGTCTGGAACGCAGCAAGAGCAGTTGCAAAGAAGCACCGGGCAGACCAATTCCACCGATAGCTCCAACACCGCTTCCAGCGGGGTACGCGACGAGCATTCGAACGGCACCGGCGCGAGTTCCTCGGACGGTACCTACAGCCGGAGCGGCGTGTTCAGTCGCGCCTCGCAGACTTCGTCGGCTTCGGTGAGCACTGAAGACGCTCTCTCCCGCGCGCGCTCATATCAGGAGTCTGCGCGCAAGCTGGAGGAATTGTCCCAGCAGCTGTCTCGCGACGCCAGTTGGGCCGAGAGCCATGGCATGCAACTCAGCACGAACCTCAGCCAGGACCTCGCGAACTGGTACCGTGCGCAACAGGCGGCAAATCCTGGTCTGGATGCTCCCGAAATTTGGGCGACGGACCTTTCCGAGCATCAGCGCAGTGTCCGGGATGAAATGGTCCAGCGGTGGATGTCGGAGAAGCGTGAAGCGATCTACGAGGAAATCCGTGGAAGCCTCAACGAGCCTGATCTCGTTGATGTGCACCGCACCGACGTGTCCTCCGCGGCCGATGTCAGGGCCACCTATCATCCGCATGGTGCTGGCGGCATTCCGGCAGGGCCTAGTGCAGGCGATCCCGGCGCAGCAGCTGCTGTGATTTCGTCAGGCAAAGCTGCGCTAGACGGGGATCGAGCAGCCGCACAAGCGGGCAGAGCTTCCAATATGCAGGGCGCCTCCCGCATTCAGTCCGAGGTGAATGCGGGCCACGATAAAGGTTTTTTCCTGAATCCTGAGCTTCGGAAATGA
- a CDS encoding conjugal transfer protein TraH — MARKSSGRARAAIRRLSHGAALLAASHFALVGVAHADVAGQMNSFFNDAGGAANVTGPSAFQGQSAGYYSMGNVWTRFPQKSVSPFNLQLPSARAGCGGIDLFSGSFSFINASEIVAMLKATANNALGFAFKLAIDSVSPEIGKVMDEFSQKAQLLNQMNISSCETAQALVGGIWPQMDTTRSTICEAIGNSQGIFSDWAASRQGCNNGNQRDNTIAGNSDASMKDQLVGEPHNYTWEALKKAGKFGAFDQSFSEFIMTLVGTVITKPSDDPSVGGKVVMIGPAEDAVVTALLDGTADAPPVKLLKCNDENCYEVGEQTLSVPASSALRPRIEALIQSMNDKIRSDTPLDAAEKQLLNIATVPIFKILSVQAYAHYSLSPGEIQAMSEIVAVDLLTAMLDNMMDRVEQSQVHYQTFDQATAAQWKAQIAAARAKYAQRDVKLNNKLQVTMQLINRSMMLESTLQNSMTPGMASALTFSRGLSSQGLN, encoded by the coding sequence TGCCCATGCCGATGTCGCGGGCCAGATGAACAGCTTCTTCAACGACGCGGGCGGTGCGGCCAATGTGACGGGCCCAAGCGCCTTCCAGGGCCAGTCGGCCGGCTACTATTCGATGGGCAATGTCTGGACGCGGTTCCCGCAAAAGTCGGTGTCGCCGTTCAACCTGCAGTTGCCCAGCGCCCGAGCGGGCTGCGGCGGCATCGATCTCTTTTCGGGATCCTTTTCATTCATCAATGCCTCCGAGATCGTGGCGATGCTCAAGGCCACCGCCAACAATGCACTCGGCTTTGCCTTCAAGCTCGCGATTGACTCCGTCTCTCCGGAAATCGGCAAGGTGATGGACGAGTTCAGCCAGAAGGCGCAGCTCCTCAACCAGATGAACATCTCGAGCTGCGAGACCGCGCAGGCGCTGGTTGGCGGCATCTGGCCGCAGATGGACACCACCCGCTCGACCATCTGCGAAGCCATCGGCAACAGCCAGGGCATATTCTCGGACTGGGCCGCCTCACGGCAGGGCTGCAACAACGGCAACCAGCGCGATAACACGATCGCCGGAAATAGCGATGCGTCGATGAAGGACCAACTTGTCGGTGAGCCGCATAACTATACCTGGGAGGCCTTGAAGAAGGCAGGGAAGTTCGGCGCCTTCGACCAGAGCTTTTCCGAATTCATCATGACCCTGGTGGGCACGGTGATCACGAAGCCGTCAGACGATCCGAGTGTCGGGGGCAAAGTGGTGATGATCGGCCCGGCCGAAGACGCCGTGGTGACCGCGCTTCTGGATGGTACGGCTGATGCGCCGCCGGTGAAGCTCCTCAAATGCAATGACGAGAACTGCTACGAGGTCGGCGAGCAGACGCTGTCGGTGCCGGCGTCCTCCGCCTTACGCCCCCGGATCGAAGCGCTGATCCAGTCGATGAACGACAAGATCCGCAGCGATACGCCACTCGATGCCGCGGAAAAGCAGCTTCTGAACATCGCGACGGTGCCGATTTTCAAGATCCTGAGCGTCCAGGCTTATGCGCATTACTCGCTGTCGCCCGGCGAGATCCAGGCAATGTCGGAGATCGTCGCGGTCGACCTGCTCACCGCTATGCTCGACAACATGATGGACCGGGTCGAGCAAAGCCAGGTCCACTACCAGACCTTCGACCAGGCTACCGCGGCCCAGTGGAAGGCGCAGATCGCCGCTGCCCGCGCGAAATACGCGCAGCGCGACGTCAAGCTCAACAACAAGCTGCAGGTCACGATGCAGCTCATCAACCGCAGCATGATGCTCGAGTCCACCCTGCAGAATTCGATGACGCCGGGCATGGCTTCGGCGCTGACCTTCTCGCGCGGGCTGAGCTCGCAGGGGCTGAACTGA